Proteins encoded within one genomic window of Pygocentrus nattereri isolate fPygNat1 chromosome 9, fPygNat1.pri, whole genome shotgun sequence:
- the zfp64 gene encoding zinc finger protein 64, with protein MASFNGDGINHLLVEVSPDIHICGFCKQQYNNFEVFFAHKQSCCQIPTTDISTPNAGATESIQGFTLGEAFQTCVSKVVKKTITKTQKTPSKKLKPAVAQKRQICCFTGCTFKTQYGQKDMERHMLTHTGERPFECELCHKRFSRRDKLNLHSRSHTGEKPHKCKHCPYAAADSSSLKKHLRIHYNERPFKCQICPYASRNSSQLTVHLRSHTGDAPFQCNQCDAKFKINSDLKRHSRVHSGEKPYKCDICEYRCAMKANLKSHVQLKHGAAGSYSCPDCDFCCSAKAALRHHSRQHRPAQPLQCDQCSYSCSSKGALKVHERVHSDERPFRCEHCSFTSKQRSNLLIHRRKCHGEKAEKRAKAGRGGRAGQEPLPKPLGSRYRARLDATRPFHCNLCDASFVREDSLRSHKRQHNNNTQQQQSNATSQSPTTTLTKVPAQAAGHVSLTLANNSASSFNSTQFKIIVAPPLGQEGTLIQATVDVPSSKSGTVLLGPEGQDVLLNPVMQQVSLLTPVQQLGPPAESSHEHQTVLLSHISPSEEEGPLQESLLQTNVSSQTTNSTQNFISTCSVPSSDSSHTFITACSDLDSLHALIQQGGTEVTVVTEDNCSVATTTDSGFGVPLDMDRPHQAMSKQPCDRVSDEDGGLVMSSLDMEPSSTLLVHSVPLSISTQDQQASIYQLSPHNIFSDSNTADSCED; from the exons ATGGCATCCTTCAACGGAGATG ggATAAACCATCTGCTGGTTGAGGTGAGCCCAGACATCCACATCTGTGGCTTCTGCAAGCAGCAGTACAACAATTTTGAAGTCTTTTTTGCCCACAAGCAAAGCTGTTGCCAAATTCCCACAACAGACATATCAACCCCTAATGCTGGAGCCACTG AATCCATTCAAGGTTTTACCTTGGGGGAGGCTTTTCAGACATGTGTATCAAAGGTTGTCAAGAAGACCATTACTAAAACCCAGAAAACACCCTCCAAAAAGCTGAAACCTGCAGTGGCTCAAAAGAGACAAATTTGCTGCTTCACAG GTTGTACATTCAAAACACAGTATGGCCAAAAAGACATGGAAAGGCATATGCTAACTCATACTG GTGAGAGGCCTTTCGAGTGTGAGCTCTGTCACAAGCGCTTCAGCCGAAGGGACAAGCTGAACCTGCATAGCCGTTCACACACAGGGGAGAAGCCGCACAAATGTAAGCACTGCCCGTATGCTGCTGCCGACAGCAGCAGCCTGAAGAAGCACCTACGTATCCACTACAACGAGAGGCCTTTTAAGTGCCAGATCTGCCCGTATGCCAGTCGAAACTCCAGCcagctcactgtccatctgcGCTCTCACACAG GAGATGCCCCATTCCAGTGCAACCAGTGTGATGCCAAATTCAAAATCAATTCAGACCTGAAGCGGCACAGCCGGGTCCACTCGGGTGAGAAGCCCTACAAGTGCGACATCTGCGAGTATCGCTGCGCCATGAAGGCCAACCTGAAGTCACATGTGCAGCTGAAGCACGGTGCAGCTGGCTCATACAGCTGCCCGGACTGTGACTTCTGCTGCTCAGCCAAAGCGGCCCTGCGCCACCACTCCCGCCAGCACCGGCCTGCCCAACCGCTCCAGTGTGACCAGTGCTCATACTCATGCTCCAGCAAGGGCGCACTCAAAGTCCATGAGCGTGTCCACTCAGACGAGCGGCCTTTCAGGTGTGAGCATTGCTCCTTCACCAGCAAACAGCGCAGCAACCTGCTCATCCACAGGAGAAAGTGCCATGGGGAGAAAGCCGAGAAGCGAGCAAAAGCAGGCAGAGGGGGCAGAGCTGGCCAGGAGCCGCTGCCCAAACCCCTCGGCTCACGGTACCGGGCCAGGCTAGATGCAACTCGGCCATTTCACTGCAACTTATGTGATGCCTCCTTTGTAAGAGAGGATTCGCTTCGCAGTCATAAGAGGCAGCACAATaataacacacaacagcagcagagcAATGCCACATCACAGTCACCAACCACAACTTTGACTAAGGTACCTGCGCAGGCTGCAGGGCATGTTTCGTTGACTCTTGCAAACAACTCCGCATCTTCCTTcaacagcacacagttcaaGATCATTGTAGCGCCTCCTCTGGGTCAGGAGGGTACATTAATCCAGGCCACAGTAGATGTGCCCTCTTCGAAATCCGGTACAGTCTTGCTCGGTCCAGAAGGACAGGACGTGCTTTTGAATCCCGTAATGCAGCAGGTGAGTCTGCTAACACCAGTGCAACAGCTTGGCCCACCAGCAGAGAGCAGCCATGAGCACCAGACAGTATTATTATCTCACATCAGTCCCAGTGAAGAGGAAGGCCCTCTTCAGGAGAGTTTACTGCAGACAAATGTTTCTTCTCAGACCACAAACTCTACTCAGAACTTTATCAGCACATGCTCAGTCCCCTCTTCAGACAGCAGCCACACGTTCATCACAGCCTGCTCAGACCTAGACAGCCTGCACGCTCTCATTCAGCAAGGTGGTACAGAGGTCACTGTGGTCACAGAGGACAACTGCTCCGTCGCCACTACGACAGACTCTGGCTTCGGAGTACCACTGGACATGGACAGGCCTCATCAGGCAATGTCTAAGCAGCCATGTGACAGGGTTTCAGATGAAGATGGTGGCTTAGTAATGTCCAGCTTAGATATGGAGCCCTCCAGTACCCTTCTTGTACACAGCGTTCCCCTGTCCATCTCAACTCAGGACCAACAGGCATCCATATACCAACTCTCCCCCCATAATATCTTCTCAGACTCTAATACAGCAGACAGCTGTGAGGACTGA